A single window of Thermodesulfobacteriota bacterium DNA harbors:
- a CDS encoding alpha/beta hydrolase, which produces MKSGFSKSLFTALILSIIAVMIAGCEWMGDSQKSFESVATEDVISSSRLSEPLEYTYVADGHERQKLDFYAYEEKSEVARPTLIWIHGGAWIAGDKRKIDPLAYRIAGLGKYNLISINYRLANDTQAPWPEIIYDVNAAVRWAKSNAAKLGIDPDKLIIAGESAGAHLAAMSAFAADADELRGDQNPGPTTDVRAAILFYGAYNMSSLAVQKNSAVKSGMCDEPQYSSPILELLDCSETHDERYNIDSCDLKKVRAADPCAYVTKKAPPVYIAHGEKDCIVPWGQSKALHDELNDAGVKNVFISVEDGQHNINSLGIEPRNVVAFIQESLVEEKESVSDADQPSAPTKN; this is translated from the coding sequence ATGAAATCAGGATTTTCTAAAAGCTTATTTACAGCTCTAATTTTATCTATAATTGCGGTTATGATAGCGGGCTGTGAGTGGATGGGAGACTCTCAAAAGAGTTTTGAGTCCGTTGCCACAGAAGATGTTATCTCAAGCTCAAGGCTATCTGAACCACTGGAGTATACATATGTTGCGGACGGTCATGAGCGTCAGAAGCTTGATTTCTATGCATATGAAGAAAAGTCCGAAGTGGCTAGACCTACGCTTATCTGGATTCACGGCGGAGCTTGGATTGCCGGGGATAAAAGAAAGATTGACCCTCTTGCCTACCGCATAGCAGGGCTTGGGAAATATAACCTCATATCAATAAACTACCGGCTTGCAAACGACACTCAGGCTCCATGGCCAGAGATTATTTATGACGTAAACGCGGCCGTAAGATGGGCCAAATCAAACGCAGCTAAGCTCGGAATAGATCCGGACAAATTAATCATTGCCGGAGAGTCGGCAGGTGCACACCTAGCGGCTATGTCCGCTTTTGCTGCAGATGCAGATGAGCTTAGGGGTGATCAAAACCCAGGTCCTACGACTGATGTAAGAGCGGCGATATTGTTCTATGGCGCTTATAACATGAGCAGCCTTGCGGTGCAGAAAAATAGCGCTGTTAAGTCAGGCATGTGTGATGAGCCTCAGTACTCAAGCCCGATTTTAGAACTTCTGGACTGCTCTGAAACCCATGACGAAAGATACAACATCGACAGCTGTGACCTTAAAAAAGTAAGGGCGGCTGATCCATGTGCATACGTAACAAAAAAGGCCCCTCCTGTCTACATCGCCCACGGCGAGAAAGACTGCATCGTTCCCTGGGGACAGAGTAAGGCGCTTCACGATGAGCTTAATGACGCCGGGGTTAAAAACGTGTTTATCTCAGTTGAGGACGGGCAGCATAACATTAACTCTTTAGGCATAGAGCCAAGAAACGTTGTAGCGTTTATACAAGAAAGCCTAGTTGAAGAGAAAGAAAGCGTCTCTGATGCTGATCAGCCCTCAGCACCTACAAAGAATTAA
- a CDS encoding DMT family transporter gives MLVNILILIYLAAAWGGAFSLLKYNLRTIGPVTEMAARAIVAFVALLILCLILKKDLRSGIKNWPGYLVFALLGIVQLWLADAYGLKYISSGLASVMVSVAPLTTFVITAVVLRDDKITLSNVTGLLLGLVGLVLVIGVDNIVSGGAELLGVALVVGGFMLFALNGVLAPRLVKRADPIIATTYYIGMSTVILIVLAFIIEAPLQMKWGLDNIAVEIIVGLIPTAGGFVGFYYMIKHAGPLFASTTFYLMPIFGMLFAVVYMGEKTNMLQMVGIGVVILGLYLINRNKMKES, from the coding sequence ATGCTGGTTAATATTTTAATTCTCATTTATCTCGCTGCCGCATGGGGCGGAGCATTTTCTCTCCTAAAATACAATTTAAGAACTATCGGTCCTGTAACAGAAATGGCGGCAAGGGCTATTGTTGCTTTTGTTGCACTACTGATTTTATGCCTAATATTAAAAAAGGATTTAAGGTCCGGGATAAAGAACTGGCCAGGCTATTTGGTGTTTGCGCTGCTAGGGATTGTGCAGCTATGGCTGGCTGATGCCTATGGACTAAAGTACATTTCATCAGGGCTTGCGTCTGTCATGGTCAGTGTTGCCCCTCTCACAACTTTTGTTATCACAGCAGTAGTTCTGCGTGATGATAAGATAACTCTCTCAAATGTCACCGGTCTTCTTTTAGGGCTGGTGGGATTGGTCTTGGTAATAGGTGTCGACAACATAGTTTCAGGCGGCGCAGAGCTCCTTGGAGTTGCTCTTGTTGTGGGCGGTTTTATGCTATTTGCGCTAAACGGCGTTTTAGCTCCAAGGCTGGTTAAACGCGCAGACCCTATTATTGCGACTACGTACTACATCGGTATGAGCACTGTTATACTTATCGTGCTTGCTTTCATTATCGAGGCCCCTTTGCAGATGAAGTGGGGGCTAGATAATATCGCAGTTGAGATTATTGTCGGCTTAATCCCCACAGCAGGCGGTTTTGTAGGGTTCTACTATATGATTAAGCATGCCGGGCCGCTTTTTGCCTCGACCACTTTTTACCTTATGCCAATTTTTGGAATGCTTTTTGCTGTTGTTTATATGGGAGAAAAAACTAATATGCTTCAGATGGTAGGTATTGGTGTTGTGATCTTAGGGCTTTATCTAATAAATAGAAATAAAATGAAGGAATCTTAA
- a CDS encoding alpha/beta hydrolase gives ASAESRGANPVRPAIVFIHGGAWLAGDKEDVLDEPVILDAAEQAGFHLISVGYRLAGIAPDTAPWPAQIHDVNAAIRWIKQNAAMLDVDPERLVLVGGSAGAHIAAAAAYGSDVNELQGPENLVPPTQTDVALAFLIFGAYDMNMISQDGFDLVDDGTCNVLDLVGITAVVVLLDCGFSLEVDPLAGCSQDALDSASPVMNVDSSDPPSYLVHGRDDCVVPYLQTVGMESALNIAGVTNETMIVADGVHDSMSLMLDVEGILEFIDDNMEP, from the coding sequence GCATCAGCTGAGTCAAGAGGGGCAAATCCAGTGAGGCCCGCAATTGTATTCATACACGGCGGCGCTTGGTTAGCAGGAGATAAAGAGGATGTGCTCGATGAGCCCGTTATCCTTGATGCAGCAGAGCAGGCTGGATTTCATCTTATCTCAGTTGGCTATCGTTTGGCCGGAATAGCTCCTGATACCGCTCCTTGGCCCGCGCAGATTCATGATGTTAATGCAGCGATCAGATGGATAAAACAAAACGCTGCTATGCTCGATGTAGATCCTGAAAGACTTGTTTTAGTCGGCGGATCTGCGGGAGCTCATATAGCCGCAGCCGCAGCTTATGGGTCTGATGTGAATGAGCTGCAGGGTCCAGAGAACCTGGTACCCCCAACACAGACCGATGTCGCTTTGGCGTTTCTAATCTTCGGCGCATATGATATGAATATGATTTCACAGGACGGTTTTGATCTTGTGGATGACGGGACTTGCAATGTTTTAGACCTTGTCGGAATTACTGCAGTTGTAGTTCTTCTTGATTGCGGTTTTTCTCTTGAAGTAGATCCTCTTGCGGGATGCAGCCAAGATGCATTAGATTCTGCAAGCCCTGTTATGAATGTGGATAGCTCAGATCCTCCGTCCTATCTTGTCCACGGACGAGATGACTGTGTTGTTCCATATCTTCAAACGGTCGGTATGGAGTCTGCATTGAATATTGCTGGTGTGACAAACGAGACTATGATCGTGGCGGACGGTGTACACGATTCGATGTCATTGATGCTTGATGTTGAGGGGATCCTAGAGTTTATTGACGATAATATGGAGCCATAG